A single region of the Denticeps clupeoides chromosome 18, fDenClu1.1, whole genome shotgun sequence genome encodes:
- the npy7r gene encoding neuropeptide Y receptor Y7: MFNMSPSGLSNATEMPPGSWNYTSRHQEAVNSTASSRPTFGEDITKHRTVQIMLITAYSLIILLGLLGNALVIYMIVLYRNMRTVTNYFIANLALADLMVDTMCLPFTLAYTLLDEWKFGAVLCHMLPYAQALSVHVSILTLTVIALERYRCIVFHLGQRLTTCASFTVIGLTWASGAILAVPLAIFREYRYEDIAYINLRIAVCSEKWPHGTNRDAIIYSLSMLLLQYVLPLSIITYAYVCIWMKLKNHVSPSSRSDSVYRRRNTTKMLALVVLVFAVCWLPFHMFQLASDLDLVLNFKEYKLLYTVFHIVAMCSTFTNPLLYGWMNQNYRNGFLMFFRCEHKPDTIHPEGSFRTRSLRGLIANGHNTGQQPTPV; the protein is encoded by the coding sequence ATGTTCAACATGAGCCCCTCAGGTCTGTCAAATGCAACCGAAATGCCCCCTGGGTCGTGGAATTACACCTCCAGGCACCAAGAGGCCGTCAACAGTACCGCCTCTTCAAGGCCCACTTTCGGGGAGGACATTACGAAACATCGAACTGTCCAGATCATGTTGATCACCGCCTACTCGCTCATTATCTTGCTGGGTCTGTTGGGCAACGCGTTGGTGATTTACATGATTGTTCTCTATAGGAACATGCGCACCGTCACCAACTATTTCATCGCCAACCTCGCTCTGGCGGACTTGATGGTGGACACCATGTGCCTGCCCTTCACCCTGGCATACACGCTGCTGGACGAGTGGAAGTTTGGTGCCGTTCTGTGCCACATGCTGCCATACGCCCAGGCCCTCAGTGTCCATGTCTCCATCCTGACCCTGACGGTGATCGCCCTCGAACGTTACAGGTGCATAGTGTTCCATCTGGGACAGCGGCTCACGACCTGCGCCAGTTTCACAGTCATTGGGTTGACGTGGGCGTCTGGGGCCATCTTGGCGGTGCCCTTGGCTATTTTCCGGGAGTACAGGTACGAGGACATCGCCTACATCAACCTGCGCATCGCTGTGTGCTCCGAGAAATGGCCCCACGGCACCAACCGCGACGCCATCATTTACAGCCTGTCCATGCTGTTGCTCCAATACGTTCTGCCGCTGAGCATCATCACCTACGCCTACGTGTGCATCTGGATGAAACTCAAGAACCACGTGAGCCCTTCCAGCCGCAGCGACAGTGTCTACCGGCGCAGGAACACCACCAAAATGCTGGCTTTGGTGGTGCTGGTCTTTGCGGTCTGCTGGCTGCCCTTCCATATGTTCCAGCTGGCCAGCGACCTGGACCTGGTGCTCAACTTCAAAGAGTACAAGCTGCTCTACACCGTTTTCCACATCGTCGCCATGTGCTCCACGTTCACCAACCCCCTGCTGTACGGATGGATGAACCAGAACTACAGGAACGGGTTCCTCATGTTCTTCCGGTGCGAGCACAAACCGGACACCATCCACCCCGAAGGGTCCTTCAGGACGCGCTCCCTGCGAGGCCTGATCGCGAACGGGCACAACACCGGCCAGCAGCCCACCCCTGTGTGA